The Nocardia sp. NBC_00508 nucleotide sequence ATGATCACATCATCGTGCTCACGGACAAGCCATAGACCACACGGACTCGCGAGCCCACCGCGCATGCCCACCGGCAACAAGGTGATCGGACGGCCACGCATCTCAGCCACACTCTCCACAAATCGCCTGCGGTCCCACGGGTCTGGAACCGGAAGCTGGGCAATCGCCTTCTTGATCCGCCTGACAGAGGTCCCCGTCATGATTCATCCAGCGACAGTTCGCTGTCCCCGTGTCTACGCGGCTGCTCCTTCGGATGCACCGCGGACAAATTCTCCAACTCGCGCGCACGGCCGACGATCGCGGACTGGCTCTCGAGCGTCTCGGGAGTCAGGCCCGACGCGCGTGAGACCAGGTTTCGCACATCGGCATCCTTCATGGCCGCTAACAACCTCGACTGGGAGTCGATTGCCTTGTCCGACCGGCTGTCGAGCAGATACGAGGCTGGGACGGCAAAGAACTGAGCAATCGTCCAGATGCACTGCTTAGTCGGGTTCGACTTCGTAGCGGTCCGCAGCTGCATCAGATAAGCCGGACTGGGTGATGTTCCCACAAGTTTCGAAATCACCTCCGCCGCAGCGGCATTGGACAGCCGCGACGTAACAGGAATACGCATCAACTCGTACATGCGGCTGATCCCCTTGGCAAGTTCGGCTGGGGCGCTATTGGTCTCGGCGAGCATCGACTCGTCGTCCACGATCCTCCATCCGGGACGGCACAGCAGATGCTGAACGAGAGTACATCAGGCGATGATTCGTACGTACTGGCCTCTACGCCCGGGCGAAGATTGACACCGCGTTCGCATCGTGCGAATAAACAACCAGGGCAAGCCTTCTGGAGACGCATCGCTCAGCAATCTAATGAGCTGTCTCTGGCAGGCGGTCCAACCATGGGCGACCGACTGTGCGTACACGTTGTCTCACGTCGATGTAATCCGTTTCCGGTGTGTCGGGATCGCTTGTGCCGCATGATGTTTGGCCGTGGCAGGCGAGTTGTCGAAGCGGCTTGCGCCCGACGAGTTGCGGGAGCTGGTGGAGCCGTTGCTGCCGGAGTTCGTCCCGCGCACACAGGGTGGCGGTACCACGCCGGTCGACCAGCGGGCGGTGTTCACCGGGGTGGTGTACGTGCTGACCAGCGGTTGTGCGTGGCGGATGCTGGAGAGGAAGGAGTCGTGTCGTCGAGGAAGAAGGACGCGGCCGAGCTGCGTGAGCGGACGGTGCGAATGTATGCCGAGGTTGCCAATTAGCATCGCCCACGCATCCGTGCCCTATTGTCCGCCAGCCCCGTGGCCGGGCCACCTCCAACACTTGCAGACTCGAGCTGGAGTGGGCCGCGACAAGGGTGGTCGTCGAGTTGCTGGGTGTGGGGCAGGAGACCCCAGAAACCGTTTCCGTAAGCGCAAATTCAGTTTGATCGGCACGATTCAAATCTGTACGGAGCTCCGCCGAGGGCACGAACCTGCGGCGGACGCATGCACACGCGGCACGCCCTCGCCCGCGTGGTCGAATGCTTCCCGTCATCGTTCACGCGCCCGGCGGTGCGGCTGATCGCACCGGGGCCGTGCGGTCGAGTGCCCCGACTCGGAGGTAAATCCTTGGCCCACAGAGAAGTCGAGTACTCCGAATCCGAACACCCGGGTAGGACTGCAGGGCGGTGGCCCTCGTGCTGATCGCACCAGTCATCCCACCGCAGACAGCTCGGTTGAGTCCAGCAGGATGGTGTACGACCGGACACCAGCAAAGTCTGGGCGTGTCGTAGCCGAGTAGAGGGTGGTCACCGCGTGATCCTTCAACAGACCTACCAAGTCACTGAAGGAAGAAAGTTTCACGCGATGACCTCTGTCCAGCCTATCGACCCATCCAAGATGCTGTCGGACCAACTCGCCGTCGCGAGCCCGGATCTGCTGCGCAACATGATGTCCACGTTCATCCAGGCATTGATGAGCGCTGAAGCCGACACGGTGTGTGGCGCCGGCTACGGCGAACGATCCGACGAGCGGGTGAACTCACGAAACGGGTACCGCCACCGCGACTTCGACACTCGTGTCGGCACGATCGACATCGCGATCCCGAAGCTGCGCTCGGGCTCCTATTTCCCGGATTGGTTGCTCGAGCGCCGCAAACGCGCCGAACGCGCGCTCACCTCGGTGGTGGCGACCTGCTACCTGCTCGGTGTGTCCACCCGCCGCATGGAGAAACTGGTCGAATCACTCGGTGTGACAAAGCTTTCCAAGTCCCAGGTGTCGATCATGGCCGCCGACCTCGACGCCCAGGTCGAAGCGTTCCGCACCCGACCACTCGACCAAGGCCCGTACACGTTTCTCGCCGCGGACGCGCTGGTGCTCAAAGTCCGCGAGAACGGCCGCGTGGTCAACGTGCATGCCCTGATCGCGACCGGTGTCAACGCCGATGGCTACCGCGAGATCCTCGGCATCCAGGTCACCAGCGGCGAGGACGGCGCGGGCTGGCTGGCATTCTTCCGCGACCTGGTCGCCCGCGGCCTGTCCGGCGTCAGCCTTGTCACGTCCGACGCCCACGCCGGGCTGGTCGCCGCGATCGGCGCGACACTGCCCGGAGCTGCCTGGCAGCGGTGTCGTACGCATTACACGGTGAACCTCATGTCGATCACCCCGAAATCGTCGTGGCCGTGGGTGCGGACTCTGTTGCACTCGGCGTTCGACCAGGCAGACGCCGAATCGGTTGCTGCCCAATATGATCGGATGCTCGATGCACTGACCGAGAAACTGCCGAAGGTGGCCGGACACCTCGACGCAGCACGCGCTGACCTGCTGTCGTTCACCGCGTTCCCCAAGCAGATCTGGCGCCAGATCTGGAGCAACAACCCCCAAGAGCGGCTGAACAAGGAAATCCGCCGCCGCACCGACGTCGTCGGCATCTTCCCCGACCGTCAAGCCATCATCCGGCTCGTCGGCGCCGTGCTCGCCGAGCAACACGACGAATGGATCGAAGGCCGCCGCTACCTCGGCCTCGACGTGCTGGCCCGCTCCCGCGGCCTCACCGACCCCGCCGAACAGGAGGACACCACCCCAGCACTGACCGCCTGACCGAACAGGGTCACGCGGCAATCACCCCGATACACCACCCGCTTGGACTTGACCGACAGCTCTGCACGAGCTCATCGAAGCTATGCGCACCACGCCACGACCGGTCGCCCCACCTTCTTCTGGATAGTGCTCGGTACCGCGGCCGCCTTCGGCATCACCGGCGACGCGCTCCAGGCCCTCCTGCACGACACCGCACTGACCGGCGTCGCCGCTGCTGTCGCGATATTCCCGTCCTTGACACTCCTGGCGGCGACCCACAGGGTCTCGATGCTGCTTCGCGCACACGCCGGAGCACGCGCTACTCACTGGATCGCCACCGCGATGACCGCGCTCATCGCCATGGGTGCGTTCTGGCTGTCGTACAA carries:
- a CDS encoding IS256 family transposase, with amino-acid sequence MTSVQPIDPSKMLSDQLAVASPDLLRNMMSTFIQALMSAEADTVCGAGYGERSDERVNSRNGYRHRDFDTRVGTIDIAIPKLRSGSYFPDWLLERRKRAERALTSVVATCYLLGVSTRRMEKLVESLGVTKLSKSQVSIMAADLDAQVEAFRTRPLDQGPYTFLAADALVLKVRENGRVVNVHALIATGVNADGYREILGIQVTSGEDGAGWLAFFRDLVARGLSGVSLVTSDAHAGLVAAIGATLPGAAWQRCRTHYTVNLMSITPKSSWPWVRTLLHSAFDQADAESVAAQYDRMLDALTEKLPKVAGHLDAARADLLSFTAFPKQIWRQIWSNNPQERLNKEIRRRTDVVGIFPDRQAIIRLVGAVLAEQHDEWIEGRRYLGLDVLARSRGLTDPAEQEDTTPALTA
- a CDS encoding DUF2637 domain-containing protein; amino-acid sequence: MDLTDSSARAHRSYAHHATTGRPTFFWIVLGTAAAFGITGDALQALLHDTALTGVAAAVAIFPSLTLLAATHRVSMLLRAHAGARATHWIATAMTALIAMGAFWLSYNALRSLAVTTGVPSSEAWLWPLVIEGSMAQSTVALLALAHSAHGNERASGPSAELSSSEFTCAASVSPDLAYTYTSTYSYGR
- a CDS encoding XRE family transcriptional regulator; this translates as MDDESMLAETNSAPAELAKGISRMYELMRIPVTSRLSNAAAAEVISKLVGTSPSPAYLMQLRTATKSNPTKQCIWTIAQFFAVPASYLLDSRSDKAIDSQSRLLAAMKDADVRNLVSRASGLTPETLESQSAIVGRARELENLSAVHPKEQPRRHGDSELSLDES